The following are from one region of the Candidatus Poribacteria bacterium genome:
- a CDS encoding FRG domain-containing protein, translated as MEPVEVSTLTEFIEWSSQFDFGQHIFRGVSKKSYKIHSSTYRLMLRQGLTDLNTLVSNDRMLIGEARQHGHDQKDGRRFSDLELLAELQHFGVPTCLIDFTYNSQVALWFACQQSTSDTQEDGKVAVLSYDDVTRFRKVTHDLLRENISYFFQEDTCYYWQPSHQNKRIITQQSVFVFGGRVLEIETDAECIVRESKKQEILTSLVNVSGITEAHIYPDIEGFVRIYTRDLSLRGLTVQEYLHLSNQEIQSAMEEIRYGHNQEAESAGLNIDTYPSSLDLAIAYCGRAIEMMTDGSTRADNLTIARAYYIRGLAYNLIGRNENNSAIADYSRAIELYPNYTMAYFNRGLIWIDQREWDNARTDFTKIQTLGVDLARYFNGFGGMQIFDSSIVAELPEDIMLLLNS; from the coding sequence ATGGAACCAGTAGAAGTATCAACATTGACTGAATTTATAGAATGGTCATCGCAATTCGATTTTGGACAGCATATCTTTCGCGGTGTTTCAAAGAAAAGTTATAAAATACATTCGTCTACCTATCGTCTGATGCTCAGGCAGGGTTTAACTGATCTTAACACGCTTGTTAGCAATGATAGAATGTTAATAGGGGAAGCGCGTCAGCACGGACATGATCAAAAAGATGGGAGGCGGTTTTCAGATCTAGAGTTACTGGCTGAACTCCAACACTTTGGAGTACCTACTTGTCTTATTGACTTTACTTATAATTCCCAAGTTGCTCTCTGGTTTGCTTGCCAGCAAAGCACCTCAGACACACAGGAAGATGGTAAGGTAGCAGTTCTAAGTTATGATGATGTCACACGCTTCCGAAAGGTTACTCATGACCTACTGAGAGAAAACATCAGTTATTTTTTTCAGGAAGATACTTGCTACTATTGGCAACCAAGTCATCAGAATAAACGCATTATCACTCAGCAATCTGTCTTTGTATTTGGTGGTCGTGTGCTCGAAATTGAAACGGATGCTGAATGTATAGTCAGGGAGAGTAAAAAGCAAGAAATTCTTACATCTCTGGTTAATGTATCAGGTATCACTGAAGCGCATATTTATCCAGACATCGAGGGGTTCGTGCGCATATATACCCGCGATCTATCATTACGCGGCCTCACAGTTCAAGAGTATTTGCATCTTAGCAATCAGGAAATTCAATCTGCTATGGAAGAGATAAGATACGGCCACAATCAGGAAGCAGAATCTGCAGGGCTAAATATAGACACCTATCCCAGTTCTTTGGATCTAGCGATTGCCTACTGCGGTAGAGCTATAGAGATGATGACAGATGGTTCTACCCGTGCAGATAATTTGACAATTGCCCGTGCCTATTATATTCGCGGGCTTGCTTATAACCTGATTGGCAGGAACGAGAATAATTCTGCTATTGCAGACTATAGCCGGGCGATAGAACTGTACCCGAACTATACCATGGCCTATTTCAATCGGGGCCTAATATGGATAGATCAAAGAGAATGGGACAATGCCAGAACTGACTTCACAAAAATTCAAACCCTAGGAGTTGATCTTGCTCGTTACTTCAATGGATTTGGGGGTATGCAAATATTTGATTCTTCAATTGTTGCTGAGTTGCCAGAAGACATCATGTTATTATTGAACTCATAG